Proteins found in one Sulfuricurvum sp. IAE1 genomic segment:
- a CDS encoding type II secretion system protein, whose protein sequence is MKKRNAFTMIELVFVIVVLGILAAIAIPRLGATRDDAHVSKGRSDVAAIRAGIISERQGRLLTGDTTFIASLDGAAENTEGVTLFNNNGILTYGIVSANRPGHWMKTGANTYTYQAAGGTATFTYTRANGTFSCDRASALCQSLTD, encoded by the coding sequence ATGAAAAAAAGAAATGCGTTTACGATGATCGAACTGGTATTTGTGATCGTTGTGCTGGGGATTCTCGCGGCGATTGCCATCCCCAGATTGGGTGCGACCCGCGATGATGCCCATGTCTCGAAAGGGCGCAGCGACGTCGCCGCGATACGCGCCGGGATCATCAGCGAACGGCAGGGGCGCTTACTGACGGGGGATACGACGTTTATCGCATCGCTCGACGGCGCGGCCGAAAACACCGAAGGGGTGACGTTGTTTAACAACAACGGCATCTTAACCTATGGGATCGTATCGGCGAACAGACCGGGTCATTGGATGAAAACGGGGGCGAATACCTACACCTACCAGGCAGCGGGGGGGACGGCGACGTTCACCTATACCCGCGCCAACGGGACGTTCTCGTGCGATCGTGCCTCGGCCCTGTGCCAAAGTCTGACCGACTGA
- a CDS encoding type II secretion system protein translates to MKRSGFTMIELIFVIVILGILAAVAIPRLAATRDDATQSALLANARTCISDVASVAQATGTVPTDLTTIESCAAANDLAAGTATIAGNTLTITGTIDASVNGAHVVGGQQVTR, encoded by the coding sequence ATGAAACGTTCTGGTTTTACTATGATCGAGTTGATCTTCGTGATCGTTATTCTGGGTATTTTGGCGGCGGTTGCGATTCCCCGTCTGGCGGCAACGCGTGACGATGCGACACAATCGGCATTGCTTGCGAACGCAAGAACATGTATCAGTGACGTTGCATCGGTAGCGCAGGCAACCGGGACAGTACCGACTGATCTTACAACGATCGAATCGTGCGCAGCTGCGAACGATCTGGCGGCTGGTACTGCAACAATTGCCGGGAATACATTGACGATTACCGGTACCATTGATGCCAGCGTAAACGGTGCTCACGTCGTCGGCGGACAGCAAGTTACTCGCTGA
- the pckA gene encoding phosphoenolpyruvate carboxykinase (ATP), protein MISAEIETLGIKNTGKIFHNLSYDELIEHELANGECHLASNGATMVDTGIFTGRSPKDKYFVDRDPSNKYIAWGDVNKKVDKAVFDELLVVAREQLSNKDLYVTDVFCGSSLSSKRSVRFVSEIAWQSHFVKNMFIRPTEKELEGFSPDFTVLNACKAVNEKWKNHGLNSEVFVLFSVEDNLCIIGGTWYGGEMKKGIFSMMNYWLPLEGKLPMHCSANVGPEGDTCLFFGLSGTGKTTLSTDPKRALIGDDEHGWDEEGIFNFEGGCYAKVINLDPASEPEIYQAIRRNALLENVVFDEDGNVHYHDGSKTENTRVSYPIEHIENHQPSLKAPHPKNIIFLSADAFGVLPPVSKLTKEQAMYYFLSGYTAKVAGTERGITEPVATFSSCFGEAFLPLHPTVYAKLLGEKIDRYGVNVYLVNTGWTGGGYGVGKRMSIKDTRACINAILDGSIRESEFDKTNTFGFYIPKTLGDIDPVILNPRNAWADKDAYLVQRDKLAAMFIENFKKYIGNADSNFDYSAAGPQLP, encoded by the coding sequence ATGATTTCCGCAGAGATTGAGACGTTAGGCATAAAAAACACCGGGAAAATTTTCCACAACCTCAGTTACGATGAATTGATCGAACACGAACTCGCGAACGGTGAATGTCACCTCGCCAGTAACGGCGCTACGATGGTCGATACCGGTATCTTTACCGGCCGAAGCCCCAAAGACAAATATTTTGTCGACCGCGACCCCTCGAACAAATACATTGCGTGGGGCGACGTCAACAAAAAAGTCGACAAAGCCGTTTTCGACGAACTGCTGGTAGTGGCCCGCGAACAACTCTCCAACAAAGATCTCTACGTCACCGACGTTTTCTGCGGCTCGAGCCTTTCGAGCAAACGCTCCGTCCGATTTGTCTCCGAAATCGCATGGCAGTCCCATTTTGTCAAAAACATGTTTATCCGCCCTACGGAAAAAGAGCTCGAAGGTTTCTCTCCCGACTTCACCGTTCTCAATGCGTGTAAAGCGGTCAACGAGAAATGGAAGAACCACGGACTCAATTCCGAAGTATTCGTCCTCTTCAGCGTCGAAGACAATCTCTGCATCATCGGCGGAACCTGGTACGGCGGTGAGATGAAAAAAGGGATTTTCTCGATGATGAACTACTGGCTTCCCCTCGAAGGAAAGCTCCCGATGCACTGTTCGGCCAACGTAGGGCCCGAGGGAGACACCTGCTTGTTCTTCGGCCTCAGCGGCACCGGTAAAACCACCCTCTCGACCGACCCGAAACGGGCGTTGATCGGGGACGACGAGCACGGATGGGACGAAGAGGGGATCTTCAACTTCGAAGGGGGATGTTACGCCAAAGTCATCAACCTCGATCCCGCCAGCGAGCCTGAAATCTATCAGGCAATCCGCCGTAACGCGCTCCTCGAAAACGTCGTATTCGACGAAGACGGAAACGTCCACTACCACGACGGTTCAAAAACGGAAAACACCCGTGTTTCGTATCCGATCGAGCACATCGAAAACCATCAGCCTTCCCTCAAAGCGCCTCATCCCAAAAACATCATTTTCCTCTCCGCCGACGCATTCGGCGTACTGCCCCCGGTCAGCAAATTGACCAAAGAGCAGGCTATGTACTACTTCCTCAGCGGCTATACGGCCAAAGTTGCCGGAACCGAACGGGGCATCACCGAGCCGGTCGCAACGTTCAGCTCGTGCTTCGGGGAAGCGTTCCTTCCTCTGCATCCGACCGTCTATGCGAAACTGCTCGGTGAGAAGATCGACCGCTACGGCGTCAATGTCTACCTCGTCAACACCGGATGGACCGGAGGCGGTTACGGCGTCGGAAAACGGATGAGCATCAAAGACACCCGCGCGTGCATCAACGCCATCCTCGACGGATCGATCCGCGAAAGCGAATTCGACAAGACCAACACGTTCGGTTTTTACATCCCCAAAACCCTGGGAGACATCGATCCGGTGATCCTCAACCCGCGCAACGCGTGGGCGGATAAAGACGCTTACCTCGTACAGCGCGACAAACTTGCTGCCATGTTCATCGAAAACTTCAAAAAATATATCGGAAATGCCGACAGCAATTTCGACTACTCCGCAGCCGGCCCGCAGCTTCCCTAA